One genomic window of Punica granatum isolate Tunisia-2019 chromosome 1, ASM765513v2, whole genome shotgun sequence includes the following:
- the LOC116192404 gene encoding uncharacterized protein LOC116192404, producing MRPNKNHQSMFLRIIKVPVRALCRARDLYVRSMGSCAASIGHGNVGCPGGHYDALPRSFSMGSGRLDDTDDFKELLRAASMKSLGSDRIDLDTLLKGSKLDKPGSTMSKSCSVGMGRIDEEKASEFGEEGSYEDSLKPAELNTYARRSRSYADAASRSSTAVF from the coding sequence ATGAGACCCAACAAGAACCATCAGAGCATGTTCCTAAGGATCATCAAGGTGCCTGTCAGGGCTCTGTGCAGGGCGCGCGACCTCTATGTCCGGAGCATGGGCAGCTGCGCGGCCTCAATCGGGCATGGAAACGTGGGCTGCCCTGGCGGCCACTACGATGCCCTCCCGAGGAGCTTCAGCATGGGCTCTGGGAGGCTCGACGACACCGACGACTTCAAGGAGCTCCTCAGGGCCGCCTCCATGAAGAGCCTGGGAAGCGATCGGATCGATCTGGATACGTTGCTGAAGGGATCGAAGTTGGACAAGCCGGGGTCGACGATGAGCAAGAGTTGCAGCGTGGGCATGGGACGGATCGACGAGGAGAAGGCCTCCGAGTTCGGCGAAGAAGGGAGCTACGAGGACAGCTTGAAGCCTGCCGAGCTCAATACGTACGCGAGGAGGAGCAGGAGCTATGCTGATGCAGCTAGTCGTAGTAGCACTGCTGTCTTCTGA
- the LOC116192403 gene encoding serine carboxypeptidase-like 7, producing MAIGSRGSGTSMPALLLLLLLLLPLVLLQVVSRSTVEFLPGFDGPLPFHLETGYVGVGVGEREEIQLFYYFIKSERNAEEDPLMVWLTGGPGCSAFSGLAYEIGPLNFKIKEYINDSLPELVYNPYSWTKASSIIFVDAPVGTGFSYATKASAYRTGDFEQVRDLNNFIRKWLIRHPKFMSSPLYVGGDSYSGFTVPALVQAIINGNEEGRKPYVNIKGYLLGNPVTDPVIDGNSPIPYAHGMGLISDELYEALQKSCKGQYRFFDPSNVDCLRNIQSYYQCIIGLQTAQILEPLCGFASPKPPVQGEALGKVRFLIEQVFRDNPPAPVVPDLGCRAYGYTLAPKWTNDENVRKALHIRKGSVGTWQRCAFGLPYTSEITSSLQYHANLSKQGCRSLIYSGDHDMIVPFLGTQAWIRSLNYSIVDDWRPWMVGAQIGGYTRTYANQMTFATVKGGGHTAPEYRPEECSAMYKRWISEEPL from the exons ATGGCTATTGGTAGTCGGGGCAGTGGTACATCAATGCCTGCTTTGCTGCTtctgctgcttcttcttcttcctcttgttCTTCTGCAGGTCGTCTCCCGATCGACAGTTGAGTTTCTTCCTGGGTTTGATGGGCCTCTACCCTTCCACCTCGAGACCGG GTATGTGGGAGTGGGAGtgggagaaagagaggagataCAACTATTTTACTACTTCATCAAGTCGGAGAGGAATGCAGAAGAAGACCCTCTCATGGTTTGGCTCACCGGCGGCCCCGGCTGTTCCGCCTTCTCCGGTCTTGCCTACGAAATTG GTCCATTAAATTTCAAGATTAAGGAATACATCAATGATAGCTTGCCCGAGTTAGTATATAATCCATATTCATGGACAAAG GCATCAAGCATTATATTTGTGGATGCACCCGTCGGTACGGGTTTCTCTTATGCCACGAAAGCGTCTGCTTATCGGACCGGTGATTTCGAACAAGTTCGTGACCTTAATAACTTCATAAGGAAG TGGTTGATTCGACACCCGAAGTTCATGTCGAGTCCTCTCTACGTCGGGGGTGACTCCTACTCAGGCTTTACTGTCCCAGCTCTCGTTCAAGCCATTATCAATG GAAATGAAGAAGGCCGGAAGCCATACGTGAATATCAAG GGATACTTGCTGGGGAACCCAGTGACGGACCCTGTCATCGACGGTAACTCTCCGATACCATACGCCCACGGGATGGGACTCATTTCTGATGAGCTCTACGAG GCATTGCAGAAAAGTTGCAAAGGGCAGTACAGATTCTTCGATCCAAGCAACGTAGACTGCTTAAGAAACATCCAGTCTTACTATCAG TGCATTATTGGGCTCCAGACCGCTCAAATTTTGGAACCTCTGTGCGGATTTGCATCCCCGAAGCCACCCGTGCAGGGAGAAGCGCTCGGTAAAGTCAGATTTCTTATTGAGCAAGTCTTCCGCGACAACCCCCCTGCACCGGTTGTTCCCGACTTAGGATGCCGG GCTTACGGTTACACTCTTGCACCTAAATGGACCAACGATGAGAATGTGCGGAAGGCCCTTCATATAAGAAAG GGAAGTGTAGGGACATGGCAAAGGTGTGCTTTTGGGCTGCCCTACACAAGCGAAATCACAAGCAGCTTGCAGTACCATGCTAACCTGAGTAAGCAAGGATGCCGTTCTCTCATATACAG CGGAGATCACGATATGATCGTCCCATTCCTGGGGACTCAAGCATGGATAAGATCTCTGAACTACTCCATTGTCGATGACTGGAGGCCGTGGATGGTCGGAGCACAGATTGGAGG TTACACGAGGACTTATGCCAATCAGATGACATTCGCCACGGTGAAG GGTGGCGGGCACACAGCTCCAGAGTACAGACCGGAAGAGTGTTCAGCAATGTACAAGAGGTGGATCTCCGAGGAGCCACTCTAA